The stretch of DNA CTCAATATCCCAGTCTATATCCAGTATTCGTGTATTGATGTTTCTCCATAAGGCACTGTGTAATGGCCATAAATCACTGTAAACCAATGAGATATGAGGATCAAATTCTTGTACTGACCACTCTGCTGCCTTGTATGCAGCTGCTTGTCGAATGAAGGATGTATCAAACTCTTTGACTTCAGTTGttttacttttctttttcagtGGCTTCCGCCTTATTGTGTTTCCATTATTGTCCTTTGTATATAATTGGGGATTTTGCTTGATGTTTTCTTTCTCGATATCTTGTGgaacaataacaaataattcaCGGATTATCCTGGCAAATGACACCAAATTGGGATCTTTTTCCACCTCAAAGtacaatttcttgaaaaacTTACGCTGACTGTTGACATTTCCTAATTTCACCAAACTCTCATGATTCTTTG from Candida albicans SC5314 chromosome R, complete sequence encodes:
- a CDS encoding 2',3'-cyclic-nucleotide 3'-phosphodiesterase (Ortholog(s) have 2',3'-cyclic-nucleotide 3'-phosphodiesterase activity, role in cyclic nucleotide metabolic process and clathrin-coated vesicle localization), translated to MGVALWLCPKRNTPTYDKLITVMSSLNTLFPGSPPKFEPHITITTNISLDLADQSKTKDDVDRILSASAVAMNSLPKNHESLVKLGNVNSQRKFFKKLYFEVEKDPNLVSFARIIRELFVIVPQDIEKENIKQNPQLYTKDNNGNTIRRKPSKKKSKTTEVKEFDTSFIRQAAAYKAAEWSVQEFDPHISLVYSDLWPLHSALWRNINTRISDIDWDIEWEFGVLKLVLCEGDVNDWVVLGSVDIH